The stretch of DNA CTTTACAAAGAGCAGTATGGCTACGAGAGTATACGGCTGAGAATGAGAACTGGGCTGTAAGAAAATTTAGTGCTAAAAGTTTCACTTAATCGTGCCGTATGCGCGTGGCAAGAGCCACTGAAGCGCAGTGAGCAGGAGTGGCGTAACAATTCAGTAACATAGTTGGGTGGTAGCACGGCGGAGGGGTTCCTACCTTCGTGGCGCATTTCGCCTTCACCCAAGTTTCTTCGCTATGTCGTCGCAGCCCATTCGTTCCGCTCTTATCTCCGTCTATTACAAAGACCGCCTAGAGTCCTTAGTGGCCTTGCTGAAGCAGCACGGCGTAACGATATACTCAACGGGCGGAACGCAGCAGTTTATTGAAGAGCAAGGAGCTCCCGTAACGGCCGTAGAGAGCCTCACGGGCTTTCCGGCCGTATTTGGGGGCCGGGTAAAAACGCTGCACCCCACCGTGTTTGGAGGTATCCTGCACCGCCGCCACGAGGCCAGTGATCTGGCCGAGGCGGAGCAGCATCAGATTCCGCCCATTGACCTAGTAGTGGTAGACCTGTACCCGTTTGAAGAAACAGTGGCCTCTGGAGCCGCTGAGCAGGATGTCATCGAGAAAATTGACATTGGGGGCATCTCTCTGCTGCGGGCCGCCGCCAAAAACTTCCGGGACGTGCTGGTGGTAAGCAGCCGCGACCAATATGCGGCCGTAACGGAGCTGCTAACCACGAAGAACTGCGCCACCGACCTCGAAGACCGCCGTCATTATGCCGCTGCCGCCTTTGAGGCCACCTCACACTACGACACCCAGATTTTCCGCTACATGGCGCAGGGGACGGAGCTAAGTGGCGCTGCGTTGAAAATCAGCGAAAAGCCAGCTACGCCCCTCCGCTACGGCGAGAACCCTCACCAGGCCGGCATTTTCTACGGTGACCTATCGGCCCTTTTCGATCAGCTCCACGGTAAGCAGCTCAGCTATAATAACCTGGTAGACGTAGACGCCGCCGTACTGCTAATGCAGGAGTTTACCGAAGGCCCGGCCGCCTGCGCCATTCTAAAGCACACCAATGCCTGTGGTGTAGCTCAGGCCAGCACCCTGAAAGAAGCTTACCTGAACGCCCTGGCCTGTGACCCTATTTCGGCCTTTGGCGGCGTACTTATTGTAAACCAGCCGGTAGATGCTGCTACGGCAGAGGAGTTGAATAAGCTTTTCTTTGAGGTGCTCATTGCTCCTGAGTTTGCCGAGGAAGCGCTGCCTATTCTGCAGAGCAAGAAGAACCGCATTTTGCTCCGTCAGAAGCCCGTAAATTTCCCCGCCAAGCAAGTGAAAACATTGCTTAACGGTGTAATTGAGCAAGACTTTGACCGCGTAATTGAGGGCGCCAACGAGTTCCGAACCGTTACGGAATCGGTGCCCACGGCGGCGGAAGTAGAAGCGCTGGAGTTTGCTAACAAAGTCTGCAAGCACACCAAGAGCAATACCATTGTACTGGCCAGGGCCGGGCAGCTCCTGGCATCGGGCGTAGGCCAGACGTCTCGCGTTGATGCTCTGAAGCAGGCCATCGAGAAAGCTCGGACCTTTGGATTCGATCTGAAGGGTGCCGTCATGGCCTCTGATGCCTTCTTCCCCTTCCCCGACTGCGTAGAAATTGCCGGGGAGGCTGGTATCCGGGCTGTAGTGCAGCCTGGAGGCTCTATCAAAGACGCCGACAGCATTGCCGCCTGCAACCAGTTGGGCATGGCCATGGTAATGACTGGCGTACGGCACTTCAAGCACTAAAAAATTGCGGCTCTATTAGTGGTAGGCCTCTGGCCCCGCTGATAAACTGTAAGCGCCTGAGTATAAAGCAGCCCCTGGCGCCCGCGTGGCCGTTAGGGGCTGCTTTATTTCAGGAAGCTGAACTGTAGCAGGGAAGCGGTATCTTGGCCGCTCCACAATGTTGGGCCGTTGCTAACGTTGAGAGCTGCACAATATTCGGTGCCCTGCTCGTCAGGAGGCAATGTTGCTTCCGGTCTGGCTTATAATGCGAGGTTGGCGTGTCGGGCTTCGCCGAAACTTGCTTACTTTTGCCCCCACTTTTGACGGGCGCAACCAGCCCGTTCTCATTCACTTGCCGTTACTCGATGGGTTTCTTCAATTTTCTGACCAGCGACATTGCCATTGACCTGGGCACGGCCAACACGCTCATCATTCACAACGATAAAATCGTGGTGGATGAGCCGAGCATCATTGCGAAAGACCGCACTACCAATAAGGTAATTGCCGTGGGCCGGCAAGCGCAGCAAATGCACGAAAAGACCCACGATAACATCAAAACCATCAGGCCACTGAAAGATGGCGTTATTGCCGACTTCCACGCCGCCGAGGAAATGATCAAGGGCATGATCAAGATGATTGACACGCGCACGCGGCTGTTTCAGCCTTCGCACCGCATGGTCATCTGCATTCCGTCGGGCATTACGGAAGTAGAAAAGCGTGCCGTACGTGACTCTGCTGAGCACGCTGGCGCCAAGGAGGTCTGGATGATTCAGGAGCCCATGGCCGCCGCCATCGGGATTGGCATTGACGTAGAGCAGCCCGTTGGCTCGATGATTATCGACATTGGAGGTGGTACCACTGAAATTGCCGTTATCGCGCTGTCGGGTATCGTGTGCGACCAGTCAATCAAGACGGCCGGCGACGTGTTCAACCAGGATATTCTCGATTACATGCGCCGCCAGCACAACCTGCTGATTGGCGAGCGAAGCGCTGAGCGCATTAAAATTGAAGTAGGTGCCGCTCTCACAGAGCTGGAAGTAACGCCCCCCGACTTTGAAGTGCGTGGCCGTGACCTGATGACCGGCATTCCGAAGGTTATCAAGGTAACCTCGGCTGAAATTGCTATTGCTCTGGATAAATCAGTAGCTAAAATCGAGGAGGCCGTACTGAAGGCGCTGGAAATCAGCCCGCCTGAGCTTTCCGCTGATATCTACGAAAACGGCATCCACCTTACCGGTGGGGGCGCCCTGCTACGTGGCCTAGACAAACGCCTGGCCGTGAAAACCAAGCTGCCCATTCACATTGCCGAAGACCCCTTGCGTGCCGTAGTGCGCGGCACGGGAGCTGCTATCAAGAACATCCTCGGTTTCCGTGGGGTGCTGCTGACCTAATTGATGAACAACGAATAATGAGCAGTGAGCAATTTGCCGTTGGGTAGCACTAAGGCTGCCGGGCTCTAGCCCTATCTGTTCATTATTCCTTCTTCATTGCTTATTGCCTCATGGGTAACCTGTTCGCCTTTCTGTTTCGCTACCGGGGTATCCTCGTGTTTGCGCTGCTGGAGGTGCTGAGCTTGTTTCTGCTGGTGCGCAACAGCTCTTATCAGCGGGCGGCCTTCTTTAACTCTGCCAACAGCTACGTAGGCCAGGTGCTTGACCTGCGCACGCGTATCTACGACTACTTCCGCTTGGTGGAGGTAAACCACGAGTTGGTGAAGGAGAATGCTCTGCTGCGTCAGCAGCTCTACCGGCCCGACCTGAGTACCCGGGAAGCCGACTCACTTCCCATCAAGAAAGATAGCCTTACCCAGGCCCGCTTGGCCCTGCTGGGTCGCCCCGATTCGCTGCTGCTAGGCCTACGCCAGCTTCCTACCCGCGACCCCGATTACCCCCTGATTCCGGCCCGGGTGGTGAGTAATACCCAGCGTCGGGTAGATAACTTCCTGACCCTGAATGTTGGCAGCCTGGATGGGGTGCGACCCGGAATGGGTGTGGTAGCTGCCGCCGGGGTGGTGGGCCGGGTACTGGTAAGTAGTGAGCATTATGCTACCATCACCTCAGTGCTGCACTCCAAAACGGCTATATCATCCCGCATCCAGCGCGATGGCACCATTGGCACCATCCGGTGGCTCGGCGAAGACCCCGCTTATGTGCTGCTCGACAACATTCCGCGCCAGAATAAGCTGGTGCGGGGCGATACCGTAGTAACCTCCGGCTACAACGCAGTATTCCCGGAAGGCGTGATGGTGGGTACAATTGAGTCTTTCGTGAAGGAGCCCGATAAAAACTTCTGGACGATTAAGGTGCGGCTGGCGGTTAACTTCTCCAACCTGGCCTACGTGTACGTGGTGAACAGCCGCCCCAAAATTGAGCGCGATACCCTGGAAGCCCGCGCCGGCGTGAAACCCGAAACCGACGATCAGCCATGAGTGGAGTAGGAACCATTCTGTTGCAGATACTGCGCTTTGCGTTGTACGCCGGCCTCTACGTGCTGCTCATCAGTGGGCCCGACTTTGTGCTGTTCAATCTGGGCTGGTGTTTTTTCTACCTGGGCTTCCTGTTGTTTCTGCCCATTGGTACGCCCATTGTGGTGCAGCTTCTGCTGGGGTTTGGGCTGGGCTACACCATGGATGTATTCTTTGACTCGGGTGGAGTGCATGCCGCCGCCGCAGTGCTAGTGGCCTACCTGCGCCCCTGGGTGCTGCGCCTGCTCACCCCCCGCGATGGCTACGACTCTCAGGATTCCGTGAACATCCACCAGATGGGCGGGCAGTGGGTAATTGTGTACCTGCTGCTGCTGGTGGCTATTCACCATACTGCCTTTTTCCTGCTGGAGCTCGGGAGTTTTCAGGTGCTAGGCCTCACCTTGGTTAAAATTCTGGTAAGCACACTGTATACCAGCGTTGTATTCCTGATTATTCAGCTCGTGTTCTTCCCTACGCGCCGCCGAAGCCGATAGACTCGGGAACTTGCGTGCCACCGGAATGCTTTGTACAAACTCCGCAGTACGGGTTGTGAAAGGTAGAGCCAAGGGCAGTCTGGGAGCCAGCCCTCTCTGAGCAGGAAGGTAGCTGTTGCTTTCTGAGGGTAGAGACTGGTGGAGGCAGTCATTCGTTGTACCTTTGCAAATCCGGCCGTAGAGCCGTAAGTGCTTACTTCTCAGAATCCACCGCTTTGCAATACCTCGAAGGCCGCAAATACGTGGTCCACGCCATTTTTCTGGCTGTGGCGCTGCTCTTCGCGGCACGCCTTTTCTACATTCAGGTTCTGGACGGCAGCTACAAGCTCGCCGCCGACCGCAATACTTTGCAGCGCATTGTGCAGGCACCCTATCGGGGGCTCATCTATGACCGCAAAGACCAGATTCTGGTGCAGAACACCCCGGTGTATGACCTGATGGTGGTGCCGCGTGAGGTGAAGAAGCTCGATACTCTTCGCTTCTGCGAGCTGCTGCAGCTACCTCTTGAGGAAGTGCGGGGAGCTATGAAGGCCGCGCGCGCTTACAGCCGGGTAAAGGCCTCGCCGCTGGTGCAAAACCTAAGCACTCCTGAGCTGGCCGCCATCCAGGATAACCTCATTGACTTTCCGGGTTTTAGCATTAAGGCCCGCATGGCTCGCTCTTACAACACCAAGAACCTGGCGCACGCCCTGGGCTATGTGGGAGCCATTACCCCGGCCTTTCTGGAGAAGCCTAAATTCTCTAAGTACATGGCCGGCGAATTCCTGGGCATTACGGGGCTAGAGTCTTTTTATGAGTCTCAGCTGATGGGCCGCCGGGGCGTGCAGTACCGTATGGTAAATGTGCGGGGTATTGAAAAGGGCGCCTTCCGGGGCGGCGAGTTCGATACGCTTTCCATTGCGGGCCAAGACCTGCACCTGAGCATCGACTCCGACCTACAGGCCTACGCGGAGCAGCTTATGGCAGGCAAGCGCGGCTCAGTAGTAGCTCTTGATCCTAAAACCGGCGAAATATTGGCGTTTGTGTCGGCGCCCATGTTTGATCCTTCCACGCTCTCGGGCAAGGGTATGGGCAACCGGTACATGGATTTGCTCAATAACCCTGAGCGCCCGTTGTTCAACCGCCCCCTGATGGCTACCTACCCGCCGGGCTCCACCTTTAAGCTCGTGAATGAGCTGGTGGCCTTGCAAATGGGCGTAGTAACGCCGCAAACAGGGTTTGACTGCAATTGGAGGCTGGTGCGCTGCACCCACCGCCACGAGTACCCCAGTAACGTGGGCATTGCCATAAAAAACAGCTGCAACCCCTATTTCTACCAGGTAATGCGCGCCGCCGTACTGCGCGGGCGTTCCACCAATCGTTTCGAAGATGCCCGCCTGGGCTTGGGAGAGTGGCGGCGTAAGGTGATGCAGTTTGGCTTGGGTGAAAAGCTGGGCGTAGACTTGTCGCAGGAGAAAAAGGGCCTGATTCCTTCACCGGAGTTTTACGATAAGCGCAACGGCTACCACCGCTGGAGCTACCGCACGGTGTACTCGCTCAGCATTGGGCAGGGCGAGATTGGTATTACAGGCCTACAGATGGCGAACATCATGGCTACCATTGCCAACCGGGGCTGGTACTATACTCCGCACTTTGTGAAGGGGATTGGGCAGGGCGGGCCACTGCCCCAGTATACCGTGCGCCATACGGTGGGTGTAGACCCTATTCATTTTGATGAGATTATTCCGGGCATGCAGGGCGTGGTAGATGGCCGCGGCGGTACGGGCAGCAATGCCAGCCTGCTGGATGTTGGCATTTCGGTGGCCGGCAAAACCGGTACCGTGCAAAACCCCCACGGCGACGACCACGCCACCTTTGCCGCCTTTGCCCCGGCCGAAGACCCTAAAATTGCTATTGCCGTGTTCATTGAAAATGCTGGTTTTGGTGGTAGCTCCGCGGCTCCGCTGGCAGCCTTGGTTATGGAAAAATACCTGCGCGGCAACGTGGCCCCCTGGCGCAAGCGGTGGGAAGGTTGGCTTCCTGGTCCGGCAGAAAGATTTGTAAAACACCATTAATTGTTGATCTGAGCGAGAAAATAGGCCACTACCTGGCCTAATACCTCCGGTTTCTGCTCACGTTCAGAAAAACAAACCAACTATGTCCACTTCTCCCGCCAGATATTCGCGTAGCATTGACTGGGTGACGGTTCTGCTTTACCTGCTGATGGTAGGAGTGGGGTGGGTGAGCGTATACGCCGCCAGCTACTCGCCCGATGTGCCCAACCCGTTCAGCCACCTGAGCTTCCAGGAGCTAATGGCGTTTAACTGGTTCAAGCAAATCCTCTGGATCGGGACGGCAGTAGTACTGATTGTGGTGCTCCTAGTTATCGACTACAAAGCCTACGACACCTTTGCCTTTGTGCTCTACGGGGCCATGATTCTGCTGCTTATCGTCACGCCTTTCATTGCCAGGCCTATTGCTGGCTCCCGCTCGTGGCTGGAGCTCGGGCCCGTGCGCCTGCAGCCCGCCGAGTTTGCCAAGTTTATTACGGCCCTGGCCGTGTCGCGCTACATGGCGGGTATCAACCTACGCCAGCAAAATTTCCGCGACCAGCTGGTACTGGCTGGCCTCACGCTGCTGCCGCCACTGCTTATCATTGCCGCTAATGAAACGGGCCAGGCCCTGGTGTTTGGGGCCTTTCTGCTGGCGTACTTCCGGGAAGGCATGTCGCCGTTGATACTGCTCATTCTGGCGGCGGCGGGCGTAGTGCTTATCCTCTCATTGCTGGTGCCTAAGCTTTGGCTGGTAGGAAGCTTTACCGCTATTCTGGTGCTGGTATTTGCCTTTAATACCAAGGTGTTTCGGCATTATCTGGTGCTGGCCTTATCAGTGTGGGCAGTGGTGGTAGGAATGGTGTTTGGGGTAGATTTCTTCTTCAACAATGTGCTCCAGGCCCACCAGCGCAAGCGAATTGAGGTGCTCATCAACCCCTCCGCCGACCCCCTGGGCGTGGGCTGGAACGTAACGCAGTCTAAAATTGCCATCGGGTCGGGGGGCTTTGCCGGCAAAGGCTTCCTGCAAGGCACCCAAACCAAGTTCGACTTCGTGCCGGAGCAAAGCACCGACTTTATTTTCTGCACCGTTGGCGAAGAATGGGGCTGGGTTGGTACCACCGTAGTCATCATCCTGTTTATGACCTTGCTGGGGCGAATATTATACGTGGCAGAGCGCCAGAAATCGGTTTTTGGGCGCACGTATGGATACTGCGTAGCCAGCATTATCTTCTTTCACTTCTGCGTTAATATCGGCATGACGATAGGCCTGGCGCCGGTAGTAGGTATTCCGCTGCCGTTCTTCAGCTACGGCGGCTCTTCGCTGTGGTCGTTTACCACGCTGCTGTTCATTCTGTTGGCTATTGATGCCTACCGCAAGCAGGATTTAGAACGCTATTAGGCCTTTGCGGTGCGCTAAGTGCTGCTGCCCGCGGTTCATAATCCGGGGCATTTCTGCGTACTTGGAGCCGTGATTTCGTCGTCGGCCTACCGCCTTGTTGCTCCTGCCCCCGCCGCTTTGCACCCCAGCAGCCGGGTGCCAGCCTGGGTGTGGGCGGGGGTAGCAGCCATGCACGTGCTGTTTCTGGCCTGGCAGCTTTATCACCAGCACCCGCAATTTCCCGATTCAGACCGGTACCTGGAGGCGGCCCGTAACTTGCGTGAAGCAGGAGTGCTTTATGCCAGGCCTTTAACGCAGCTGCCCCTGCAGCCCCAGGAGTATTCTATCCGGCCGCCCGGGTATCCCGCCGTGCTAGCCTTGCTGGGGGCGCCGGGGCAGCAGGTGCCCGTGGTACTCTTAGTGCTGCAAAACCTGCTGAGCTTCCTCAATCTAAGCCTGATGCTCCGGTGGGTGGCCCGGCATAGCGTGCTAGGGAGCCGGGCAAAATGGGGCGCCGTATTGCTGCTGACGGTGGCAGCTCCCGCGCAAGGTATTTACGCCAATGTGCTAATGAGCGAGCTGCTGCTGCAAACGGCCGTGGTAGTGTTGGCACTGGGCCTGCTGGGGTTCAGCAAAACGGGCCGCGTAAGCTATGGGATGGGGGCGGCGGTAGCTGCTGCCGCTGCTTTACTTATTAAGCCGGTTTTTTACCCCTTTGCCTTAGTGTTTCTGCTGCTGAGCTGCTGGAGCGCATGGCGGCAAAAACGGCCCTGGCTGCTGGCGCTAGGCCTGATACCTGTGTTGGTGGCCGGCGCCTGGCAGTGGCGCAACCTAGAGCGCACGGGGTACTGGCACTTCTCCAGCATTGCTGAAATAAACCTACTGCGCTACAATGTGCGGGCCGTGTTGCAATACACGGAAGGCGCTGAGGCGGCCGAACAGTTTCTGGATACCACTATTGCCGCCGCTGAGCACCAACCTTCATTTGCAGCGCAGCAGCGCTATATTCAGCGGCAAAGTCAGGTGGCTCTGCAGCGCCACGCGGTGGCTTACTCCCTATTGCACTTGCAGGGTATGGGGAATTTCTTTCTTGACCCTGGCCGGTTTGACATAGTGTACTTTTTCGGGTTGCCACAGCCCAAATCAGGCTTGCTGAGCCAGTTTAGCCAGCAAGGGTATAGCGGCGTAGGCCACTATTTGCGGCAGCTCCCGCTGGGGTTGCTGGCAGTGCTGCTGGCAGTGGCACTAGCTAACGCCGGGCGGCTGCTATTGGCGCTACGTTTCGCCCTGAACCGGGCTTACCCACTGCAGGAGCGGTTGCTGCTGCTGGGGCTGGTGCTGTATGTGGCAGTTCTTACGGGGCCATTGGGCGCTTCCCGGTTCGTAGTGCCCGTATTGCCCCTGTTACTCGCGGCAGCAGCGCTAGGTCTGTCTCGCCCCCAAACGGCTAATAACAGAAGCACTAAAAAGCCCTTGTCGCGTAGCGGCAAGGGCTTATAAAGCGGGCCTGAGCCGCTTGTTAAGCTGTTTTAAGCAAACTTACGGTCAATGAGTTTCAAAAGCTTGTTTACGTGCTCTTCCTTCCGCGACCAGTTGTATTGAGCGGCCAGGTTTTCATTCACGTAGCGCTTCGCCGATTCAGCGTTGGGCAGGGTATCCAGGTGTTGAATCACCGAGTGGTACTCCATGTTTTCGCCATTAAACAGCTCATTGATAAAGCTAAAGCGCTGGTTGATGGAAATGGCCTCGCGCAGCGTTTCTACTTTAGGGGCTTTTTCAGCTAAGGAAGCGGCCCCGGTACGCTCCTGGCGCAGGGTCTCGCTTAGGGAAGGAGCTGTGGACTGCTCGGCTTGGAGCTTAGCATAGAGCGGTACGGCAGTAGGAGCAGCACTCTGCGGCGCTGAGCGAGGCTCCGCAACCGGGGCTGGCTGGGGCTCCGGCGCTGGCGGGGTAGCTTGCACTACAGGTGGAGTTGGAGCAGGTGCAGCGGCTGGCGCCTCTGGGGCGCTGGCAGGCTGGGCAGGTGCCGGGTCTTGGCTCTGCGGTGCCTCCTCGTTCAAATCATCTTCGGAGAGCGGCAGCAGCTCGTTGAACTCTTGCACAACGGCAGCCAGCACCTGCTGATCCTGGGGGTGTGACTGCACGTAGAGACGGAAGCGGCTCAGTAGGTAATCGCGCTCTTGTACATCTTCTGCCGGCAGCGTATCGAGGAAGCCCGCGAACAAAGACTTGTGCATATCCAGGTAGCGGAGCGTGTCGCGGAGGGTGGCTGGGGCAGCCGAAGCCTGCTCGCCCAGCAGCTTCTGCGCAAATATGGCAGCCGGATCAATGCAGCCTAGAAGCGTGTCGCAGATGGCTTGCGCCAGCAGGGGCTCAAACACGGGCCGGCTCAGCTTAATGCGCCGCGAGAGCACATTCATGAATTGTGTAAGGGCCTGGCGCACCTGGGCATCCTCAAAGTCAAAGTAGGGGCTCCGCAGGTTACCCATCTCCGCCATCCACTGGCCTAGCAGCTGTTGCACCACAAACAGGTTCACCTGCCGAATGGGCGTAAAGCGCAGTACGGCCGGGCCGTCGAGCGTGGCCGTAGGGCGGGCTCCGAAGTGCTGGTCGCAGAGTAGAGCCGCTAACAGCCGCCCGTATTGTTCGCGCTTGGCGAGACTATATTTGTTGTTCATTGAAAGCCTGATTCAACGGGCAATTTAGGGAAAGATGCCCACTCTAACAGTTCAAAATCTGCCCGCAGCCCCAGTATTAGTGCCGCCCGGCGCTACGCTGCTGGCCGCATTACAAGCCGCCGGCCACGACTGGATGCACGCCTGCGGGGCCAAGGGCCGTTGCACTACGTGCCGGGTGCACGTGCTCAGCGGAGCCGACCTGCTAACGCCGCCCTCCGACGCAGAGTTGCGTTACCGCGCCCTGGGCCGGCTCTTGCCCACTGAGCGCCTCACCTGCCAAACGCGCCTGCCCGCCGGCAACGTGGTAGGCCGCGTGCCTGAGCCAGTACAGCTGCCCCACGTTACGTACCTCCCCGACCAGGCCTAGAACTAGCTGCCGAAAAGCTAGGCCACGCAGACGGTTGATATCAGGCTGAGGGCAAGTGGCTTGGCAGCGCAACTAGGTAAGCTACTTGCCCGCTGCCCCCGGAAAATGGCGCCGTTGGCTTTGAGGCTAGCGGCTGAAAGCTGTACTTTAGAGGTTATGAAGCACGCGTCAGGCTCCTGATGCTTGCCCACTACTAACTGACAAGTCTGTGTTTATTGAACCCCGCGTTGGTACGGGTCCGGGCGTAGCTCGCCGGGGCTGGATTGAAGTTGTGTGCGGCTCCATGTTTTCGGGTAAAACTGAAGAACTGATTCGCCGTCTTAACCGCGCAAAAATTGCCCGTCAGCGGGTAGAGATATTCAAGCCGGCGCTGGATACCCGTTACCACGTGGAGGATGTGGTGTCGCACAACGCCAACAGCATCCGCTCTACGCCGGTGCCTATTGCCCAGGAAATGCTCCTGCTGGCCGGT from Hymenobacter taeanensis encodes:
- the purH gene encoding bifunctional phosphoribosylaminoimidazolecarboxamide formyltransferase/IMP cyclohydrolase, with the protein product MSSQPIRSALISVYYKDRLESLVALLKQHGVTIYSTGGTQQFIEEQGAPVTAVESLTGFPAVFGGRVKTLHPTVFGGILHRRHEASDLAEAEQHQIPPIDLVVVDLYPFEETVASGAAEQDVIEKIDIGGISLLRAAAKNFRDVLVVSSRDQYAAVTELLTTKNCATDLEDRRHYAAAAFEATSHYDTQIFRYMAQGTELSGAALKISEKPATPLRYGENPHQAGIFYGDLSALFDQLHGKQLSYNNLVDVDAAVLLMQEFTEGPAACAILKHTNACGVAQASTLKEAYLNALACDPISAFGGVLIVNQPVDAATAEELNKLFFEVLIAPEFAEEALPILQSKKNRILLRQKPVNFPAKQVKTLLNGVIEQDFDRVIEGANEFRTVTESVPTAAEVEALEFANKVCKHTKSNTIVLARAGQLLASGVGQTSRVDALKQAIEKARTFGFDLKGAVMASDAFFPFPDCVEIAGEAGIRAVVQPGGSIKDADSIAACNQLGMAMVMTGVRHFKH
- a CDS encoding rod shape-determining protein — translated: MGFFNFLTSDIAIDLGTANTLIIHNDKIVVDEPSIIAKDRTTNKVIAVGRQAQQMHEKTHDNIKTIRPLKDGVIADFHAAEEMIKGMIKMIDTRTRLFQPSHRMVICIPSGITEVEKRAVRDSAEHAGAKEVWMIQEPMAAAIGIGIDVEQPVGSMIIDIGGGTTEIAVIALSGIVCDQSIKTAGDVFNQDILDYMRRQHNLLIGERSAERIKIEVGAALTELEVTPPDFEVRGRDLMTGIPKVIKVTSAEIAIALDKSVAKIEEAVLKALEISPPELSADIYENGIHLTGGGALLRGLDKRLAVKTKLPIHIAEDPLRAVVRGTGAAIKNILGFRGVLLT
- the mreC gene encoding rod shape-determining protein MreC, coding for MGNLFAFLFRYRGILVFALLEVLSLFLLVRNSSYQRAAFFNSANSYVGQVLDLRTRIYDYFRLVEVNHELVKENALLRQQLYRPDLSTREADSLPIKKDSLTQARLALLGRPDSLLLGLRQLPTRDPDYPLIPARVVSNTQRRVDNFLTLNVGSLDGVRPGMGVVAAAGVVGRVLVSSEHYATITSVLHSKTAISSRIQRDGTIGTIRWLGEDPAYVLLDNIPRQNKLVRGDTVVTSGYNAVFPEGVMVGTIESFVKEPDKNFWTIKVRLAVNFSNLAYVYVVNSRPKIERDTLEARAGVKPETDDQP
- the mrdA gene encoding penicillin-binding protein 2; the protein is MQYLEGRKYVVHAIFLAVALLFAARLFYIQVLDGSYKLAADRNTLQRIVQAPYRGLIYDRKDQILVQNTPVYDLMVVPREVKKLDTLRFCELLQLPLEEVRGAMKAARAYSRVKASPLVQNLSTPELAAIQDNLIDFPGFSIKARMARSYNTKNLAHALGYVGAITPAFLEKPKFSKYMAGEFLGITGLESFYESQLMGRRGVQYRMVNVRGIEKGAFRGGEFDTLSIAGQDLHLSIDSDLQAYAEQLMAGKRGSVVALDPKTGEILAFVSAPMFDPSTLSGKGMGNRYMDLLNNPERPLFNRPLMATYPPGSTFKLVNELVALQMGVVTPQTGFDCNWRLVRCTHRHEYPSNVGIAIKNSCNPYFYQVMRAAVLRGRSTNRFEDARLGLGEWRRKVMQFGLGEKLGVDLSQEKKGLIPSPEFYDKRNGYHRWSYRTVYSLSIGQGEIGITGLQMANIMATIANRGWYYTPHFVKGIGQGGPLPQYTVRHTVGVDPIHFDEIIPGMQGVVDGRGGTGSNASLLDVGISVAGKTGTVQNPHGDDHATFAAFAPAEDPKIAIAVFIENAGFGGSSAAPLAALVMEKYLRGNVAPWRKRWEGWLPGPAERFVKHH
- the rodA gene encoding rod shape-determining protein RodA; the encoded protein is MSTSPARYSRSIDWVTVLLYLLMVGVGWVSVYAASYSPDVPNPFSHLSFQELMAFNWFKQILWIGTAVVLIVVLLVIDYKAYDTFAFVLYGAMILLLIVTPFIARPIAGSRSWLELGPVRLQPAEFAKFITALAVSRYMAGINLRQQNFRDQLVLAGLTLLPPLLIIAANETGQALVFGAFLLAYFREGMSPLILLILAAAGVVLILSLLVPKLWLVGSFTAILVLVFAFNTKVFRHYLVLALSVWAVVVGMVFGVDFFFNNVLQAHQRKRIEVLINPSADPLGVGWNVTQSKIAIGSGGFAGKGFLQGTQTKFDFVPEQSTDFIFCTVGEEWGWVGTTVVIILFMTLLGRILYVAERQKSVFGRTYGYCVASIIFFHFCVNIGMTIGLAPVVGIPLPFFSYGGSSLWSFTTLLFILLAIDAYRKQDLERY
- a CDS encoding 2Fe-2S iron-sulfur cluster-binding protein — its product is MPTLTVQNLPAAPVLVPPGATLLAALQAAGHDWMHACGAKGRCTTCRVHVLSGADLLTPPSDAELRYRALGRLLPTERLTCQTRLPAGNVVGRVPEPVQLPHVTYLPDQA